In Henckelia pumila isolate YLH828 unplaced genomic scaffold, ASM3356847v2 CTG_80:::fragment_1, whole genome shotgun sequence, one genomic interval encodes:
- the LOC140873637 gene encoding lysophospholipid acyltransferase 1-like yields MELPEMESLASAIGVSVPVLRFLLCFAVTIPVSFFHRFVPGGPSARHLYAALSGAILSYLSFGFSSNLHFLVPMLLGYASMALFRKFCGIITFFIAFGYLIGCHVYYMSGDAWKQGGIDATGSLMVITLKIISCAINYNDGLLKDEDLRDAQRKNRLLKLPSLLEYFGYCLCCGSHFAGPVYEMEAYIEWTERKGLWKPTEKGSPPSPYWATLRAVLQAGVCMGLYLYLVPHFPLTRFTESVYQEYGFWKRLSYQYMSGFTARWKYYFIWSISEASIIISGLGFSGWTDSNPPKPRWDRAINVDVLGVELAKSAVQIPLVWNIQVSTWLRHYVYDRLAQKGKKPGFFQLLATQTVSAVWHGLYPGYIIFFVQSAIMIAGSRVIYRWKQASKSSVFRNILALANFAYTLMVLNYSCVGFMVLSLHETLTAYRSVYFIGTIVPIVVLLLGNIIKPARPARSKARKDE; encoded by the exons ATGGAGCTGCCGGAGATGGAATCCTTGGCATCGGCGATCGGAGTCTCCGTACCTGTTCTTCGATTCTTGCTATGCTTTGCGGTCACCATTCCGGTTAGCTTCTTCCACCGATTCGTCCCAGGAGGACCTTCGGCTCGCCACCTCTATGCGGCCCTATCTGGGGCGATTCTCTCCTACCTCTCCTTTGGATTTTCATCCAACTTGCATTTTCTGGTGCCGATGCTTTTAGGCTATGCGTCGATGGCACTCTTCAGAAAGTTCTGCGGGATTATTACCTTTTTCATCGCCTTCGGTTACCTCATTGGATG CCATGTATACTACATGAGTGGAGATGCATGGAAACAAGGAGGTATTGATGCTACAG GATCTCTAATGGTGATAACACTGAAAATTATATCATGTGCAATTAATTACAATGATGGATTGCTAAAAGATGAAGATCTACGTGACGCACAAAGAAAAAACCGGTTGCTGAAGTTGCCATCGTTACTTGAATATTTTGGTTACTGTCTTTGTTGTGGAAGTCACTTTGCTGGTCCAGTGTATGAAATGGAAGCATATATTGAATGGACTGAGAGGAAAGGG CTCTGGAAACCTACAGAAAAGGGATCACCCCCTTCTCCTTATTGGGCAACTCTAAGGGCTGTTCTGCAAGCTGGTGTCTGTATGGGATTGTATCTGTATCTTGTACCACATTTTCCGCTTACTCGATTCACTGAATCAGTATACCAAGAGTATGGATTCTGGAAACGACTGAGTTACCAGTACATGTCTGGTTTTACTGCTCGGTGGAAATATTATTTCATTTGGTCCATTTCAGAGGCCTCTATAATTATTTCTGGGCTGGGATTTAGCGGCTGGACAGATTCTAATCCGCCCAAACCTCGATGGGATCGTGCAATAAATGTTGATGTATTAGGTGTTGAGTTGGCCAAGAGTGCTGTGCAGATACCCCTAGTATGGAACATTCAAGTTAGCACCTGGCTTAGACACT ATGTATATGATAGGTTAGCTCAGAAAGGTAAGAAACCTGGCTTCTTCCAGTTGCTGGCAACCCAAACCGTCAGTGCAGTGTGGCAT GGATTGTATCCTGGGTACATCATATTCTTTGTTCAGTCTGCCATAATGATTGCCGGTTCAAGAG TTATCTACCGATGGAAACAAGCCAGCAAATCATCTGTATTCAGAAATATCCTTGCATTGGCGAACTTCGCCTACACCCTTATGGTTCTGAACTACTCTTGCGTGGGTTTCATG GTTTTAAGCCTGCACGAGACACTAACTGCATACAGGAGCGTTTACTTTATTGGAACCATTGTCCCAATAGTTGTTTTGTTGCTTGGAAATATCATCAAGCCAGCCAGGCCAGCCAGGTCGAAAGCTCGGAAAGATGAGTGA
- the LOC140873765 gene encoding F-box protein PP2-A13-like, producing MGLCWSFFARRGSSAARFPPRPGLGDLPESCVASVLLYLDPPQICQLAMLNRAMRMASFADFVWESKLPLNYEAVVARVFEKDDVLTRNLCKRDIYSRLCRPNSFDGGTKKVWMDKTIGKTCISIPSNELMITGIDDRRYWTRIPTQESRFSSVAYLQQIWWFQVDGELDFPFPAGSYSLFFRVHLGRTHKRFGRRVCNSEHVHGWDKKPVRFQVSTSDGQKATKQCYLKEPGKWNHCHAGDFVVRKSCESMKIKFSMTQIDCTHPKGGLCVDSVLIYPAEGQERLRLL from the exons ATGGGTTTATGTTGGTCCTTCTTTGCCCGGAGAGGAAGCTCTGCCGCCAGGTTTCCGCCGAGACCGGGGCTGGGGGACTTGCCGGAGAGCTGCGTGGCGTCTGTGCTTTTGTACCTGGACCCTCCGCAGATATGTCAGCTCGCAATGTTGAACAGAGCCATGAGAATGGCGTCGTTTGCGGATTTTGTTTGGGAATCCAAGTTGCCTTTGAATTACGAAGCTGTTGTTGCCAGGGTGTTCGAGAAAGATGATGTTTTGACAAGAAATTTGTGCAAAAGGGATATTTATTCGAGGCTTTGCAGGCCGAATTCTTTCGATGGAGGCACCAAG AAAGTTTGGATGGATAAGACTATTGGGAAGACTTGTATATCGATACCTTCGAATGAATTGATGATAACAGGGATCGACGATAGGAGATACTGGACTCGAATTCCGACCCAAGAGTCAAG GTTCTCATCAGTTGCATACCTGCAGCAAATCTGGTGGTTCCAAGTCGACGGCGAGCTCGATTTCCCATTTCCAGCAGGTTCCTACAGCCTCTTTTTCAGAGTGCATCTGGGACGCACCCATAAAAGATTTGGTAGGCGTGTTTGTAACTCCGAGCATGTCCATGGTTGGGACAAGAAGCCGGTCCGATTCCAGGTTTCGACTTCGGATGGTCAGAAAGCTACAAAACAATGCTACTTGAAGGAACCTGGGAAATGGAATCATTGCCACGCCGGGGATTTCGTCGTTCGGAAGTCTTGCGAATCGATGAAGATCAAATTCTCGATGACTCAGATCGATTGTACACACCCTAAAGGTGGTCTTTGTGTTGATTCTGTGTTAATATATCCTGCTGAGGGTCAAGAAAGGTTACGTCTTTTGTAA